The following is a genomic window from Actinomadura sp. WMMB 499.
CCGTGCTCCTCACGGTCCTGTGGACCTTCTCGTTGGCCGGCCAGCTCACCGGGACCACCCTCCAGGGCGAACCGCTGCCCGGCGACTTCCCCTCGGAGCAGGGCGGCTGGAATGCCGCGCTCTTCTACGCCTGCTACCTGCCGCTCCTGCTCTGGGGCCCGCTGCTCGCCGCCGTCACCTACGCTTACCACCGCCGCCGGAACGGGCGCCCCGAGCATGGGACGGACGGAAGCGCGGCGGACCGGAGCGCGACGGCGCCTACGGGCCGGTGAGCCCGTCCTGGTTGTCGGCCGCCCACCGGGCGAGCTGCGCCAGCGGCCCGTTCGCGAACGACTCCCCGAGCGGGGAGAGCCGGTAGATCGCGCGGTGCGGCCCGGACCCCCGCTCCCTGACGACGAGCCCGCGCGCCCGCAGCCGCCGTAGCGACTGCGTCATGGCCTTGTCGCTGATCCCGGCGATCCGCGCCAGCAGCTCGCTGCGCAGGGTCGGCCCCGCTCGCAGGGCGGACAGGAGGACGGGATCCCACCTGTGGCTGATGAGTTCGGCGGCCGCCCACACGTGGCAGTCGGAGGCGAACGTCTCGCAGTGCCCGTCCATCATGGATCCCAGTGTGGCCCGGCAACCGCCTACCGATCGGTAGGAACGGGGTTCGTAGCGTTCCCGTCGACAGCGACTTCCCGATGGAGGAACACCGTGAACGTAGGCATCCTGGGTACTGGAAACCTCGCCGTCGCACTGGGCCGCGCCTGGGCCGCGAGCGGCCGCTCGGTCCTGGTGACCGGTCGCGACCCGCGGCGCGCGAGCGGCGCCGCCGAGCGGATCGGCCATGCGGCGTCGGCCGTGGCTCCCGGCGACCTCGCGGGCGCCAGCGACGCGGTGGTCGTCGCGGTGTCCTGGGAGGGGCTCGAGCAGGCCGTGACGCTCGCCGGAGGCCCGCAGGGGGCGCTGTCCGGGAAGGCCGTGATCGACTGCACCAACCCGGTGGACTTCGCGACCGGCGCGCTCGAGCCGGCGTCCGGTTCGGCGGCGCAGGTCGTGGCCCGCAACGCTCCCGGCGCGCATGTGGTGAAGGCGCTGCACCTGTTCGCCGGTGCCTCGTGGCCGTACACGGGGGCGCCGGAGGCGGCCCCGGTCGTGGCGATCTGCGGTGACGACCGGGGCGCCCTGGACCGGGCGGCGGCCCTCGTCGCGGACCTCGGCGCCCGCGCCGCCGTCGTCTCCGGGCTCGCGGGCGCCCGCCAGCTGGAAGAGGCCGCGGGGTTCGTGATGCGGGTCGTGGCGGCCGGGCACAACCCCAGGCTCGCCGTCCCCGATGTCGACCCGGCCCTCCTCGGACCGGCGGACGCGGCGACCGGCTGAGGCGGCGCCCGGAGGGGAGCGGGCCCCGTCGCCGCGCCGGGGCCCGCACCGTCGGCGTCAGGGGGTGGTGAAGGCGAGGGCCCCGGAGCCCTCCCGGCCGACGGCCCACACGGTGTTCGTCTCGGGGACGGTGGTGAGGCCACTGAGGACCAACCCGTAGGAGGGGCCGAACTCCACGCGCGTCCACGCGCCGTCCCGGTACCGGTGGAGCCACCTGTCGCCGCCGGTCACCCAGACCGTGCCGGACGTGTCGACGGCGAGATCCTCGAAGTAGCCGCGCAGCGGGTAGTCGTCGGGGAACGGGAAGTCGGTCCACGCGTGCCCGTCCCAGTGGACGAGGGCCGTCGCGGTCGCGGCCCAGACGTCGTCCCCGGCCAGCGGGACGATCGCGCTGAACGCGTTGACCACGGGGGCCGGTGGGACGCTCGTCCAGGACGTCCCGTCGAAGCGCGCGGCGGCCCGGACGGCGGACGGGCCGAGCCCGGCCGCCCACATGGTGGTGCCGTCCCGCGACGCCTGGAGGTGGGTGACCTTCACCATCCCGGTGGGGAGATCGACGGCCGTCCACGTGCCGCCGGTGCGCCGGAAGAGCCGGGGCTCCTGCTCGTCGTCGGTGAACCCGGCGATCCAGGTTCCCCCCGTCCCCGTGCCGACGGCGTCGAGTTGGAAGCCGGGCGGCAGCTCGACCTTCTGGAAGGCGCTCCCGTCGAACCGCGCCAGGAAGTCGGTCTCCCACCAGATCCCGATCTCGGCGATCCACGTCTCGCCCGCCGCCGAGGCGATCCGGTTGATCGGCCCCGTGCCCGTCCAGCCGTTGATCGGGTACTCGGTCCAGGACGTGCCCGTCCGGCGCCGCACGACCGGGTTCCCGTCGCTCCGGGCCACGCAGCCGATGATGACGACCGGCACGCAGTACGCACCCTGGTGCCCGCCGACCCACACACCGCCCTCGCCGTCCGGGACCACCTCGCTCAGCGCCGCGTCGGGCCACAGGAAGGGCAGCGGCACCGCACCCCACCCGGTTTCGGCGGCACGCGCCGTCCCGGGAACCCCGGCCACCACCAGGGAGGCCGCCAGCGCCAGACCGATGAAAGATCGCCTCATGAGGGCACTATGACGGCATACCACCCACAAAGCCAGTGTTTGCTGGCATCTTCCTTCGACGGGGTGCCTCGACACAGCCCCCGGCCGCCGGGCGCGTGTACCGGGACTGGCCGGGAGCGGGGGCCTGGGGCGGCCGGTCGGTCAGTGGACGGGGCAGACCCGCCTGCGGCGTCACCACGAACATCATCACTGTCCAGTGGACGACTTCGTGGATCGAAGGACGTCTGCGTGTCCTTGGCTGACGAGGTGGGTTGTGGTCAACTAAAGTCGTTGAGCATTCGAGACGGGGAGGACCTGACGATGCTGAACGACACGGGGGCCGGGGGCGTGGCGCCGGGGGCGGCGCTCGCCGACAAGGTCGAGTGGCTCATCCGCAACCAGTGGCCCGCGGAGGCCGGGCCCCCGCGCAACAACGTCGAGACCGCGGCCGCGATCGCCCGCGCCACCGGCGAGGACATCTCCTCCACGACGGTGTGGAAGCTGCGCACCGGACGGCAGGAGAACCCGCAGCTCAAAACGCTGACGGCGCTCGCGACCTTCTTCGGCGTCCCGATCGGGTACTTCGGCTTCCCGGTCGAGGCGGCCCCGATCGAGGACGACCTCACGTTCAAGGCACTGCGGCGCGAGGTCGAGCACGGGGCCATCCCCGCCGAGGTGCTGCGGGCGCTCGTCGACCTCTCGGCGGACGCCCGCTGGGTCGTCCACGAGATGATCCTCGGCGCCGCGGCGGCCGACCGGCGGCGCGGCGAGGTCGGCTGACGTCAGGGCGGGTCGGTGCGCCAGAGGGTCGGGGTCGTGCCGTTCGTCCCGGTCGCGAGGAGTTCGTCGCCGAGGGCCGTCAGGCCGGTGATGCGCTGCGAGCCGTCGCCGGTCAGGCCGTCGCCCTCGGGGCGCCGCACCTCCCACGACCTGCCGTCCGCCGAGGTCCACAGCGCGACGTCGGAGGTGCCCGACGGGGTGCCCGCCAGGACGAACCCGCTGTTCGTCGCGGCGGACGCGGTGATGGCCGAGGCTTCGAGGGTGCTCAGCGTCCACGTCTTCCCGGCGTCGGCCGAGACGCCGACGAGGTTGCCGTCGCCCGTCGCCACCAGGACGTCGCCCCGTGCGATGACCTTCGTGAGGGCGCCCGAGGCCTGGGGGAGTCGCACGGGCGTCCACGTCGTGCCGTCCGCGGACGTCCAGGCGGCCGGGACGTTCGCCGCGCTCTCGCCGACCGCGGCGTATCCGGCGCTCGTCGCGACGACGTCGCGCATGCGGCCGTCGCCGAGGTCGCCGGTGCCCTGCGTCCAGGCGGTGAGGTCGGCCGAGTGCCAGGCGGCGGGCGCGCCGGACGCCGCACCGACGACGACGTAACCGGACGTCCCGTACGTGGCGCCCGACATGTCGGGCTTGTCGGCCTTCGGGGCGGTGGCGGGGGCCCAGGCGGCGCCGTTGGCCGAGGTGACCAGTACGCCACCGCCCGCGGCCACCCAGCCCTTGGGGCCGTGTGCCGCGTCGGCGAGCCGTTGCACTCCCGGGCCGCCGAGCCCGTCACCGCCCGCGCGCGTCCACGACTCGCCGTCCCGGGTGTGCCACACCGCCGCGTCGCCCGCGCCGCTGCCGATCGCGAGGGTCGTCCCGCCGCCCGACAGCAGGCGGGTCAGGGTGCGGTCGGGGGTGACGGCGCCGGGGACGGCGAGGAGGTCGATGTCGTCGTGCCGCGCCCCGGGCGCCGTGAGGTACGCCCCGTTGTCCTGGGTGCCCGCCACGAGAACGCCCTTGGGCAGCGCCGCCGTCGTCGTCGCGTTCTTGCCGTCGCCCTCGAGGCGCTCGACCGACTCCCACTTCACGCCGTCGTCGCTGCGCTGCACCGCGAGCCGCCCGTCGGTGAGCGGGACGAGCGCCGTCAAACCACCGGACGTCCCGTTCAGCGCGGCGAGCCGGTCGTAGGTGCGGCGGTCGATGACGCTCGCGCGGTTCCAGCCCACGCCGTCGGCCGACCGGTAGAACACGGCCCGGCGCCGGTCGCCGCTCTTGCCCTCGCGTGCCGCGAAGAACCCGCCGGGGCCGTTCGCCAGCGCCACGACCGGCCCGTACGAGCCGTCCGCCTCGGGAACCTCGGCCCGCGTCCAGGTGCCGCCGTTGTCGGCGGACCGCCACAACTCGCCCTCCTCGGTGAGGACGACGAGCGCGCCACCGGCCGCCGCCACGCTCGCCGGCGCCCCCTCGACGGACGCCGCGACGCGCTGCCACGCGGCGCCGTCGGCGGACGTCCACAGCGTGGGCTTCCCATCGTGGCCGGAGCCCGCGGCGGCGAAGCCGTTCGGCGTCGCGGTGAGCGAGGTGACGGTGTCGCCCCGCTGGAAACCCTGCGGGGCCGCCCGGTGCGTCCACGTGCCGCCGTCGGTGCTCGTCCACACGGCCACGCCCGCCGGGCCCGCGCCCAGGGCCGCCCACCCGTTGCCGGAGGCCGCGACGACGCGCGGCACGTCGAACGGGCTCGCGGAGCCCTCGCGCCGCACCTCCGCGACGCGCCACTGCTCCGCCGCGTCGGACGACACGAGGATCTGGCCGCGCGGACGATCCACCGTCTCGCTCCCGACCGTCACCGCCGTGTCCCCGCTGACCGCGACGCTCGTGATCGCCTGCTCGTGCCCGTCGTACAGAGCGGCCTGGACGGCGAAGACGCCGCTCGCGTCCGTGGCGCCGTCGGCGGCGGGACCGCTGCTCACGCCCGGAACGCCCTCGCCCTTCAGCAGGTACGCGACACCCCCCGCGATGAGGGTGGCGACGGCCGCGACCGCGATGCCCGAACGCATGCCCGGCCGGAACACGCGCTGCCCCGGCGGCCCCGGAGGCGTCGGCATGCTCTGCGGCCGATCGAACGCGGCGGGCGCCGCGGCCGCCGGTGGATCGGACGCTCGCCCCGGCGCCTCGCGTACCCGCGCTTGGCCTTGGCCGGGTAGCAGGGCCTCGCGCATGTGCGTCTGTTCTTGGGCGGGTGGTGCTCCGGGCGTGGGTGCATGCGCGGGCGGCGTGGTTTCGTGCACGCGTGATTGGTCGTGTGCGGGTGGCGCTTGTGCGGACGGTGGGGCCTCGCGTACGCGTGCCCGGCCCTGACCGGGTGGTGGTCCGGGCGCTGTGGGCGCTTGCGGCGGGGACTGGGGTTCGGGGCCGCGCCCTTCTTCGTGCGTCGCGGGTGCGTGTGCGGGCGGTGGGGCTTCGTGGGCGCGTGCGGGCGGCGCTTGCGCGGGGGGTGGGGCCTCGCGTACGCGTGCTCGGTCCTGGGCAGGCGGCGCGGGCTGCGGTTTCGCGGCGAGCCACGGGACGGTGCCCGCCGTCGGCTGTGGCGCGGTGAACCTCGCGGGCGGCGCTTCCTCGCCGGTCCGGACGACCCATTGCGGGCCCGTCCCGCCGGGGCCGGGCGGCTGCGGGTCCACGCGGGTGGCCGACGCGTCGT
Proteins encoded in this region:
- a CDS encoding helix-turn-helix domain-containing protein, encoding MMDGHCETFASDCHVWAAAELISHRWDPVLLSALRAGPTLRSELLARIAGISDKAMTQSLRRLRARGLVVRERGSGPHRAIYRLSPLGESFANGPLAQLARWAADNQDGLTGP
- a CDS encoding NADPH-dependent F420 reductase, whose protein sequence is MNVGILGTGNLAVALGRAWAASGRSVLVTGRDPRRASGAAERIGHAASAVAPGDLAGASDAVVVAVSWEGLEQAVTLAGGPQGALSGKAVIDCTNPVDFATGALEPASGSAAQVVARNAPGAHVVKALHLFAGASWPYTGAPEAAPVVAICGDDRGALDRAAALVADLGARAAVVSGLAGARQLEEAAGFVMRVVAAGHNPRLAVPDVDPALLGPADAATG
- a CDS encoding helix-turn-helix transcriptional regulator, whose product is MSIRDGEDLTMLNDTGAGGVAPGAALADKVEWLIRNQWPAEAGPPRNNVETAAAIARATGEDISSTTVWKLRTGRQENPQLKTLTALATFFGVPIGYFGFPVEAAPIEDDLTFKALRREVEHGAIPAEVLRALVDLSADARWVVHEMILGAAAADRRRGEVG